A DNA window from Phoenix dactylifera cultivar Barhee BC4 chromosome 13, palm_55x_up_171113_PBpolish2nd_filt_p, whole genome shotgun sequence contains the following coding sequences:
- the LOC103716430 gene encoding magnesium-chelatase subunit ChlH, chloroplastic, producing the protein MSSLVSTPFALPNSTRSEHLSSVSQKHIFLHSFLPRKLGHSTRSGFGVRCTAVGNGLFTQTKPEVRRILPDASPGLPKVKVVYVVLEAQYQSSVSTAVRTLNANRRHASFEVVGYLVEELRDESTYQTFCEDLKDANIFIGSLIFVEELAQKVKVAVEKERDRMDAVLVFPSMPEVMRLNKLGSFSMSQLGQSKSPFFQLFKRKKQSAGFAESMLKLVRTLPKVLKYLPSDKAQDARLYILSLQFWLGGSPENLQNFLKMIAGSYVPALKGTKIGYADPVLFLDSGIWHPLAPRMYDDAKEYLNWYGTRRDANEKLKDRDAPVVGLVLQRSHIVTGDDGHYVAVIMELEARGAKVIPIFSGGLDFSGPTERFLFDPITNKPFVHAVVSLTGFALVGGPARQDHPRAIEALRKLDVPYIVALPLVFQTTEEWLISSLGLHPIQVALQVALPELDGGMEPIVFSGRDARTGKSHALHKRVEQLCTRAIRWAELKRKSKEEKKVAITVFSFPPDKGNVGTAAYLNVFASIFSVLCDLKKDGYNLDGLPDTTEALIEDVIHDKEAKFSSPNLNVAYRMSVREYQALTPYASALEESWGKPPGNLNSDGERLLVYGKQYGNVFIGVQPTFGYEGDPMRLLFSKSASPHHGFAAYYSFVEKIFEADAVLHFGTHGSLEFMPGKQVGMSDVCYPDSLIGNIPNIYYYAANNPSEATIAKRRSYANTISYLTPPAENAGLYKGLKQLAELISSYQSLKDTGRGAQIVSSIVSTAKQCNLDKDVSLPEEGVELSPKERDLVVGKVYSKIMEIESRLLPCGLHVIGEPPSAMEAVATLVNIAALDRPEDGIYSLPGILAETVGRDIEDVYRKSDMGILADVELLRQITEASRGAIAAFVDRTTNKKGQVVDVAEKLSSMLGFGLMEPWVQYLSKTKFTRADREKLRTLFEFLGECLRLVVADNELASLKQALEGSYVQPGPGGDPIRNPKVLPTGKNIHALDPQAIPTAAALQSAKVVVDRLIERQKADNGGNYPETVALVLWGTDNIKTYGESLAQVLWMIGVRPIADTFGRVNRVEPVSLEELGRPRIDVVVNCSGVFRDLFINQMNLLDRAVKMVAELDEPEDQNYVRKHAMQQALELGVPVREAATRVFSNASGSYSSNVNLAVENSSWNDEKQLQDMYVSRKSFAFDCDAPGAGMTEKRKVFEMALGTADATFQNLDSSEISLTDVSHYFDSDPTNLVQALRKDGRKPSAYVADTTTANAQVRTLAETVRLDARTKLLNPKWYEGMMGSGYEGVREIEKRLTNTVGWSATSGQVDNWVYEEANDTFIKDEQMLKRLMETNPNSFRKLVQTFLEASGRGYWETSEDNLERLRQLYSEVEDKIEGIER; encoded by the exons ATGTCATCTTTGGTGTCTACTCCGTTCGCTCTGCCCAATTCAACAAGATCGGAGCACTTATCTTCTGTCTCTCAGAAGCACATTTTTCTTCATTCCTTCCTTCCCAGAAAGCTCGGTCACTCTACTCGCAGTGGCTTCGGAGTGCGGTGCACCGCCGTCGGCAACGGGCTATTCACCCAGACGAAGCCCGAGGTCCGCCGCATCCTCCCTGATGCCAGTCCGGGCCTTCCAAAGGTCAAGGTGGTCTATGTCGTCCTCGAGGCTCAGTACCAATCCTCGGTCTCTACCGCGGTGAGGACCCTCAATGCCAATCGCCGGCATGCCTCCTTCGAGGTGGTGGGCTACTTGGTCGAGGAATTGCGCGACGAGAGCACATACCAGACCTTCTGTGAGGATTTGAAAGATGCTAATATATTCATCGGCTCCCTCATCTTCGTCGAGGAGCTCGCGCAAAAGGTGAAGGTGGCGGTGGAGAAGGAACGGGATCGAATGGATGCTGTTCTTGTCTTCCCCTCGATGCCTGAGGTGATGCGGCTGAATAAGCTCGGTTCGTTTAGCATGTCGCAGCTCGGGCAATCGAAGAGCCCGTTCTTCCAACTgttcaagaggaagaagcagTCGGCCGGGTTCGCCGAGAGCATGCTGAAGCTGGTCAGGACCCTGCCCAAGGTCCTCAAGTACCTGCCCAGCGACAAAGCTCAGGATGCCCGGCTCTATATTCTAAGTCTGCAATTCTGGCTCGGAGGGTCGCCGGAAAACCTTCAGAATTTTCTGAAGATGATCGCCGGGTCATATGTTCCGGCACTCAAGGGGACTAAGATCGGCTATGCCGATCCTGTCCTGTTCTTGGACAGTGGAATATGGCATCCACTAGCTCCTCGCATGTACGACGATGCGAAGGAGTACTTGAACTGGTATGGGACGAGGAGGGATGCTAATGAGAAGCTCAAGGACCGCGACGCACCGGTTGTCGGATTGGTGTTGCAGAGGAGCCATATAGTTACCGGCGATGATGGCCACTATGTTgcagtgatcatggaactggaGGCGAGAGGGGCGAAGGTGATACCGATCTTCTCAGGCGGGCTCGACTTCTCAGGGCCTACGGAGAGGTTCTTGTTCGATCCAATCACTAACAAGCCATTCGTCCATGCGGTTGTGTCGCTGACCGGATTTGCGCTTGTGGGTGGTCCGGCGAGGCAGGACCATCCGAGGGCGATCGAGGCATTGAGGAAGCTCGATGTTCCTTACATTGTGGCCTTGCCATTGGTGTTCCAGACCACTGAGGAGTGGCTGATCAGTAGCTTGGGATTGCATCCTATTCAGGTGGCTCTGCAGGTAGCCCTGCCAGAGCTTGATGGTGGAATGGAGCCCATCGTGTTCTCCGGCCGGGATGCAAGAACAG GGAAATCACATGCGCTGCATAAGAGAGTGGAGCAGCTCTGTACTAGAGCAATCAGATGGGCAGAGCTGAAGAGGAAATCCAAG gaggagaagaaggtggCCATTACCGTCTTCAGTTTCCCCCCAGACAAGGGCAATGTGGGGACAGCAGCCTACCTCAATGTCTTTGCCTCCATATTCTCCGTGCTCTGTGACCTCAAGAAGGATGGCTACAATTTGGATGGCCTTCCTGATACCACTGAAGCCCTCATCGAAGACGTCATCCACGACAAAGAGGCCAAGTTCAGCAGCCCCAACCTCAATGTTGCCTACCGGATGAGTGTTCGAGAGTACCAGGCCCTCACTCCTTATGCTTCAGCCTTGGAGGAGAGCTGGGGAAAGCCCCCTGGCAACCTCAATTCCGATGGCGAACGCCTCCTTGTCTATGGGAAGCAGTATGGCAATGTTTTCATTGGGGTGCAGCCCACCTTCGGATACGAGGGTGATCCGATGCGTCTGCTCTTCTCCAAGTCAGCTAGTCCTCACCATGGCTTTGCAGCCTACTATTCCTTTGTGGAAAAGATCTTCGAGGCTGATGCTGTCCTCCATTTCGGCACTCATGGATCTCTGGAATTCATGCCTGGGAAACAGGTCGGCATGAGCGATGTATGCTATCCTGACAGTCTCATTGGTAACATTCCAAACATATACTACTATGCGGCGAACAATCCGTCTGAGGCAACCATTGCAAAGCGCCGGAGCTACGCAAACACCATCAGCTACCTGACGCCACCTGCCGAGAATGCCGGGCTCTACAAGGGCCTCAAGCAACTTGCTGAACTCATCTCATCGTACCAGTCCCTCAAGGACACAGGGCGTGGCGCGCAGATCGTGAGCTCGATCGTCAGCACCGCGAAGCAGTGCAACCTCGACAAAGATGTCAGCTTGCCAGAAGAAGGGGTAGAGCTCTCGCCCAAAGAGAGGGACCTCGTGGTTGGAAAGGTCTACTCCAAGATTATGGAGATAGAGTCTCGCCTTCTGCCATGCGGGCTTCATGTGATCGGCGAGCCTCCTTCCGCCATGGAGGCGGTAGCAACGCTGGTGAACATTGCAGCACTGGACCGCCCTGAGGATGGCATTTACTCACTTCCTGGAATACTGGCTGAGACTGTGGGAAGGGACATTGAAGATGTGTACAGAAAGAGTGACATGGGGATACTAGCTGATGTGGAGCTCCTCCGCCAGATAACAGAGGCGTCGCGTGGTGCGATCGCTGCCTTTGTGGATCGGactacaaacaagaaagggcaGGTGGTTGATGTGGCCGAGAAGTTAAGCTCGATGCTTGGCTTCGGCCTGATGGAGCCATGGGTGCAGTACCTGTCCAAGACCAAGTTCACAAGGGCGGACAGGGAGAAGCTCAGGACCTTGTTTGAGTTCTTAGGAGAGTGTTTGAGGCTTGTTGTTGCCGACAATGAGCTGGCCAGTCTGAAACAAGCACTTGAAGGCAGCTATGTGCAGCCAGGTCCCGGCGGAGACCCAATTAGGAACCCGAAGGTGCTTCCCACCGGCAAGAACATCCATGCGCTCGACCCGCAGGCCATTCCGACTGCGGCAGCGTTGCAGAGTGCCAAAGTGGTGGTGGATCGGCTGATCGAGAGGCAGAAGGCCGACAACGGAGGAAACTACCCCGAGACGGTCGCCCTTGTCCTGTGGGGCACTGATAACATCAAGACTTATGGAGAGTCCCTGGCTCAGGTGCTGTGGATGATTGGCGTGAGGCCGATCGCCGACACATTTGGCCGTGTCAACCGCGTAGAGCCCGTCAGCCTCGAAGAGCTCGGCCGGCCGAGGATCGATGTCGTCGTCAATTGCTCCGGTGTCTTCAGAGACCTCTTCATCAACCAG ATGAATCTACTGGACCGGGCGGTGAAGATGGTGGCGGAGCTGGACGAGCCAGAGGACCAAAACTACGTCCGGAAGCACGCCATGCAGCAGGCGCTGGAATTGGGAGTGCCAGTGCGCGAGGCGGCGACGCGCGTCTTCTCGAACGCCTCCGGCTCGTACTCCTCCAACGTCAACCTAGCGGTCGAGAACTCGTCGTGGAACGACGAGAAGCAGCTCCAGGACATGTACGTAAGCCGCAAGTCCTTCGCGTTCGACTGCGACGCGCCAGGGGCGGGCATGACCGAGAAGCGCAAGGTGTTCGAGATGGCGCTCGGCACCGCGGATGCCACGTTCCAGAACCTGGACTCGTCGGAGATATCCCTGACCGATGTCAGCCACTACTTCGACTCGGACCCGACAAATTTAGTCCAGGCGCTGCGCAAGGACGGGCGGAAGCCAAGCGCGTACGTCGCCGACACGACGACGGCGAATGCGCAGGTGAGGACGCTGGCGGAGACGGTGCGGCTCGACGCGAGGACGAAGCTGCTGAACCCCAAGTGGTACGAGGGGATGATGGGAAGCGGGTACGAGGGGGTGAGGGAGATCGAGAAGCGGCTGACGAACACAGTGGGGTGGAGCGCCACCTCCGGTCAGGTGGACAACTGGGTGTACGAGGAGGCCAACGATACTTTCATCAAGGATGAGCAGATGCTGAAAAGGCTCATGGAGACAAATCCGAACTCGTTCAGGAAGTTGGTGCAGACGTTCTTGGAGGCCAGCGGGAGGGGGTACTGGGAGACGTCGGAGGACAACTTAGAGAGGCTGAGGCAGTTGTACTCGGAGGTAGAGGACAAGATAGAAGGAATTGAGAGGTGA
- the LOC103716431 gene encoding probable membrane-associated kinase regulator 1, whose product MGRMRDRDGKKGGRGGDNAPTLSSFSSPSSSSSSDFEFTVSLSPSSRQAAAQLCPADDLFYKGQLLPLHLSPRLSMVRTLLLSSVSTSSSDTATTASRDSNGSSSSSSSSFSADLGGLLPDCDSSRPSSVTEDDARRVSPSAKRIKYLSSFAIRFSSVFLHRGSKKDRSNDLNINQIPLPPPPPPPPSKRLNSSPSSAKEVIKKYVKKVKPLYEKLSSSQQKQSQQQPHQSNQKKIFSFSVKRERLAGSGKKAEDPEQAMASRMGIYSHSHSFSGNLRYPRRKRCAGSCPSSMRSSPSHSGLLCIAGIGGGFPDPPIPSSSSMNSSMQELQNAIEGAIAHCKSSMTQSSQNKSSAMAGNDGDEICGSRLEV is encoded by the coding sequence atggGGAGGATGAGAGACAGGGATGGTAAGAAGGGGGGCCGCGGCGGCGATAACGCGCCGACGCTGTCCTCCTTCTCGTCCCCGTCGTCCTCGTCATCGTCGGACTTCGAGTTCACCGTCTCGCTTTCGCCGTCGTCGCGGCAGGCGGCGGCGCAGCTATGCCCAGCCGACGATTTGTTCTACAAGGGCCAGCTCCTGCCGCTCCACCTCTCGCCGCGGCTTTCCATGGTGAggactctcctcctctcttcagtctccacctcctcctccgacACCGCCACCACCGCCTCCCGCGACTCCAACggcagctcctcctcctcctcctcctccttctccgccgACCTCGGCGGCCTTCTCCCCGACTGCGACTCCTCCCGCCCCAGCTCCGTCACTGAGGACGACGCCCGACGCGTCTCCCCCTCCGCCAAGCGCATCAAGTACCTGTCCTCCTTCGCCATCCGCTTCTCCTCCGTCTTCCTCCACCGCGGCAGCAAGAAGGATCGCTCCAACGATCTCAACATCAACCAaatccctctccctcctcctcctcctcctcctccctccaaaAGATTGAACTCATCTCCATCATCGGCGAAGGAAGTGATCAAGAAGTATGTCAAGAAGGTGAAGCCGCTCTACGAAAAGCTCTCATCCTCGCAACAAAAACAAAGCCAGCAGCAGCCTCACCAGAGCAACCAAAAGAAGATATTTTCTTTCTCAgttaagagagagagactcgCCGGATCCGGCAAGAAAGCGGAGGATCCCGAACAAGCCATGGCCAGCCGCATGGGGATATATTCTCACTCACACTCTTTCTCCGGTAACCTCCGGTATCCCCGGAGGAAGCGGTGCGCCGGGAGCTGCCCCTCGTCGATGAGGTCATCTCCAAGCCACTCAGGCTTGCTCTGCATTGCCGGCATTGGCGGTGGATTTCCCGATCCCCCGATTCCTTCTTCATCGTCGATGAATTCGTCGATGCAGGAGCTGCAGAATGCTATAGAGGGAGCGATAGCTCACTGCAAGAGCTCAATGACTCAATCCAGTCAGAATAAGTCTTCGGCTATGGCAGGCAATGATGGCGACGAGATCTGTGGATCTCGACTAGAAGTTTAA